The window TTTTTCTTCCCAATCAGTAAGTTCCGAAAATTCAGAAACAATTTCTTTTTGGATTTCTTCAATGTTTTGTTTCATCGTTAGAATTTCCTTTCTGTATCTCGGTGAACTTCTCTTTTTTTCTCATATAAAACTGGTTGAAGTTAGACTGAGATAAATTTTTGATTTCCACTCGATTCACAGTTGAAACTGTTAATTCGTATAAATCTTCGTTTTTATGAAAAAAATAATCCATTCGAAGTCTTTCGTCTAAGGAATATTCAACACTTTCCCAAACTAATTTTTTTGATTCGAAATCAACATACAAACATTCGGGAGGTTTTGCTAGCACATAACAAAACTCACCTGGTTTGGGAACACCCTTATAAAAAAGACCACAACCAAAATTCAATAGGAAACAAATTCCAAGACTTATGATGGATTTCATTCTTTTGGATCCAAACTTAAATCCAATTTGGTTTTCAGACCTGGTTTTTCTTTGATGAAACTTGCGATTAGAATTGGGATCGCCGTATTTTTTTTCCCATTGGATACATAAAAATCTTCTAACAAATCAATCCCTTTCTGTGATAAATTTTGTAAGTGAAATATAGTCGCTTCTGTGATGATGGAAGTTTCCGTGATACGATCAGGATTATTGGTTTTGGCTTGCCTGAGTAATGATAAAGCACCCACATAATCTTTTTTATAATATTTACCCAAACCACGAAGGAAGTTTTCTTCTCGCGGAGAAAAATGAATTCCAATTTTGTAATTTGGATCTTTTGTGATGGTGATCAAATGATCGAGTCCCGCCGCATCCCCCGCAAGCATGGTATTAAACGTAAGTAGCCACACATAAACGGATTGGAGTTCTGATGATAATTTAGAACGATCTAAATTCCCATACTCTCCCACGAGCACCTGTGGCCTTTTGACACCTCGGTGTGTTTCTCCTAAGAATAATAGGACACGATTATTTTCCCAATCAGAAAAGGGAGAAGAGGAGAAGGCCTCTGCAGTCCTAGCATTCCAAAAGATGGAATCTAAGGTGGACGCAGCAAGAACAGAACTTCCGATGAATTCACGAAAGGAGGAACCTAAATGCAAAATCAGACTATCATGTTCAAATTGAATCCCCAATCGATTTAAATTCCAAAACAAACTACGTGCAATCAAGTGGAAGGCAACTGGATCTGTTGGGTCTTTTTCCGAATAGGTTGTCGCAATGGATTGGAAATCTTCGATGTCTTTTTCTTTTAGGTTCCCAGATTTCCAGAGTTCGATCGTTTTTTCTTTGGTTTTTTCGGCCCTGACACTTTGGTCTTTGGCAAAAAGAAAATAAATTTCTTTTCTATAGGTAAACCCTAAAGCGGAAAGGCCTAGCGCTAAAACCAATAAAAATAGCGGTGCCTTTGATTTCTTCTTTCTATGTGGTTCGTACCGGGAGTAAATCGCCATCGTTTGTTCCCATTTTTTTTTGCCCTCCCCACTTGACACGGCTTTTTCTTTGTGATTTAGTGAGAAGGGTATGGAAGATGACTTTTTAGAAGATGACGAATTCGATGCCGAGAGCCTAAACGAAGACGTTGTAACGTATGCATGTGAGGACTGTGACCATCGGTGGGAAGCGGAAGGTGAGGACGAATACCTCGACTCATGGGAATTGATCTGCCCAATGTGCGGATCTGCCAATATAACCGAACTATAATTTGACTTTAACCCATTCTCTTTTTTGTCTTTTGTTCGTTCCAAGCCTACTGTGGAGCGAAGCTTCAGGATTTACTAGTTTGTATGCAGAATTCAAAAAAGGAAATTATTCTCTAGTTTCTAAACAATCGCTCCAATACTTAAATGGAGCGGAACCTGAAAAGGATCCTCGGATTTTTTTTCTTTATGTTTCAACGGAAGAAAACTGGTCAAATCTCAAATCCAAAGTTGGGAAAGAAAAATCACCTAACTTTAGATTGTCGCCCCATTATTGGAATGGCATATATTTGTTTATGGAAAGAGCTCTCGTTTTTGGAGAGTCAGATCTGCTAGTGGAATGGGGAAAAGATTTCCAAAAAAATGGAAAACAAAGTCCTAAATACAATGATGCCCTATTATTGTATGGGTTAGGTCTTTTGGATTTAAAAAATGAATCCGAGGCAAAAAAGATTTTTTCTGAAATTGAATCCAATTCACCTTCTAAACATATATTGTCTCAATTGGAAGAGATCAAATCGGTGGGAAAATAAATGAAAGGCCTTCGCGTTTCTTTTGGAAAGTGGAAAGGAAAAGAAATTCCATCCCCTCCCGATGTATCAGGTCATCTAAACTTTACCAATAGCCTGGTGAAAAAAGCCATCTTCTCACTGATGGATTCTCGTTTATTGTCGTGGGGACTTAGCTTTGATTCTGTTTTGTTTTGCGATTATTTTGCAGGCAGTGGTCAAATTTCTGCCGAAGCATACAGTTTGTCCGCAAAGCGCCTACTGACTTATGAATTGGACCAAACGAGATTTCGAAATTTACATACTTTGTTTCGCGGTTTACCCAATGTTCAGTTGTTTCGAAAAGATGCCACCAAACATGCATTAAAATGGGAATTGGGTGATGAATCTGCGTTTATATTTTATTTAGATCCGCCTTACACATATTGGTCGGAAACACCAACTCGAATGAAAGAAATGTTGGAAGTTTTATACCAATTTTGTCTCTCTACCGAAAAACCGTTTTTGATTCTCTGCCAAATCCCTGAACACCAAAGTACAAAACATATTTGGGTGAATGTACCCTATAAAATAAGAGAGTATGGAAGCCATTTGATTATCGAAACAGGTTATGAGTCAAAAGAAATTTTGCCAGAATGAGACCATTCATTCTTCCCTACACATAGAATTTGTTTCGTTCGTATTGATTCCAATCCAAAATCGATTTTCTATCGTTTTCGATTGGAAACGTTTACTTTGTTTATTTTACGTATTTCTTTTTCCAACAATCCTTTTTGCTTTTCCCACTTACAAGGAAGTGAAATCAAACTACTTACCTTCCGATATTCGTTTTTATGATCGAGAGGGGGAACTCATCCAAAGGCTTCGGGTACGAAAAGAGTATCGGTCGGAAGAATGGGTTGAGTACAAAGAGTTTCCCAAATTTCTAATTGATGCTGTTGTGCATGCGGAAGACAAACGGTTCTTTGAACACAACGGTGTGGATGGCAATGCCATCGTCGCCTCTTTTTGGAACAGTTTGAAAGGTTCTGCTCTTCGTGGTGGATCGACGATCACCATGCAACTGGTCACAATCCTTGATCCCGAGTTACAACCAAAACCAAAGGAGCGAAAGTCAATCTTCCAGAAGATCAAACAAATACATCGGGCCACTGAGTTAGAATCGTCATGGTCGAAGGAAGAAATTTTTACAGCTTATCTGAACTTAATTTATTTTCGAGGGGAACTGAGAGGGATCGCTTCCGCCACAAAAGGATTATTCCATAAATCCGTGAGTTCCATCACACCCAATGAAGCCTATTTACTTG of the Leptospira biflexa serovar Patoc strain 'Patoc 1 (Paris)' genome contains:
- a CDS encoding LIC12806 family lipoprotein — protein: MKSIISLGICFLLNFGCGLFYKGVPKPGEFCYVLAKPPECLYVDFESKKLVWESVEYSLDERLRMDYFFHKNEDLYELTVSTVNRVEIKNLSQSNFNQFYMRKKEKFTEIQKGNSNDETKH
- a CDS encoding RsmD family RNA methyltransferase — translated: MKGLRVSFGKWKGKEIPSPPDVSGHLNFTNSLVKKAIFSLMDSRLLSWGLSFDSVLFCDYFAGSGQISAEAYSLSAKRLLTYELDQTRFRNLHTLFRGLPNVQLFRKDATKHALKWELGDESAFIFYLDPPYTYWSETPTRMKEMLEVLYQFCLSTEKPFLILCQIPEHQSTKHIWVNVPYKIREYGSHLIIETGYESKEILPE